Within the Papaver somniferum cultivar HN1 unplaced genomic scaffold, ASM357369v1 unplaced-scaffold_22, whole genome shotgun sequence genome, the region CTTCCAAAATTTTGATGAACATCATCAGTTTCCTGTAATTGCAGCtaatttgattgaatttttgtTTTCTCAGAGGCAATTGTTGGATCCTGCAGTAAAGGGAACAATGAATGTGCTTAAAGCAGCAAAGGAATGTGGAGTGAAACGAGTTGTATTAACTTCATCGATTTCAGCCATTACGCCGAGTCCTAATTGGCCAGCTGATGTACCTAAAAGGGAGGATTGTTGGGCTGATCTTGATTATTGCAAGCAAAATGGAGTGAGTTTTTCTATTCACTTTGGATTGTTACAGAATGCATCTTACTTGTTTGATTTTAGTCCATTTAACTGAATTAGTCGAATATGTCCGATTTAACGTgcaattgaacttaattagtcgAATATGTCCGATTTAACGTGCAATGGAGTTAGCAAAAACAATTAAGTGATATTTGTATCCGAAACTAGTGTAGTTTAAATGAGGTTTAGATGCAAATTTGCAATCCAAAGGTCAAGAAATCATCTGCAATATTGGGTAGCGGAGTTAAAAATGGATGGATTTGCTGCTGTTCTTGTACcacaatccatgattgaaaactaGACTCTGAGAGCTGTGCTGCAGATCTTGTTTTACGGAACCAAGTTAGGAGTGTGTTGTTTGTGCCTACTAGTATAAAAACATAGGTCACTCGTTTCAATTGGTAGATATTCATTTAGTTTAATGAGTAGGATGTCTCCGATTTAGCAGTCAGTTGAATTAGAAACTAGAATGTATTTAAGTTGAGGTTTtgatgcatatttgcaaacttgGAGGTCTAAGGCTGCTTATCTTGATCCTCTATACGCAATATTTAGTATTGGAAGGTTCGGCCAATTCACCACCAAACACCATGACTGAGACCTCTGCGAGCAAAAGGGAATTAGTTTTTGTGATCACTTGGGAGTGTTTGTAATTCTGCTAATTTGACATCAGAGAGTTGGTGTTAGTTCTCTGTCAGTAGAGCTTGTCCATTTTACTTTTCTAAAGGGTTGACTTGGCCTTAGGTTTGAGTCATGGAGTCGTGTTTAGAAATGTACCTTAACTTGTTTGAGCTGGTTCCCGGTGGATTTCCATTCGAGTTGATGAGTCGGATGTGTCTGACATTTGAGTTAGCAAAAACAAAGACCAAATTGATAATTGTATCTAGAAACTAGAATCTAGGGTACTTGAGTTTTTGATGCCTATTTTCAATCACACAGGTCTAAAGCTCCTTATCTGCAATTTTGAGTACTGGAATTGGAATTGGTATATTCTGTGGTTATTGTACCACAAACCGTGACTAGCACGATGGTGCATATCTTGTTTTAAGAAACTAAGTTGACTGGAATGGTAATGCAAGTATTTGATGAAtcacctagcaaaaaaaaaaaaagatgaatcaCACCCATGTATAAAAGATTCTTGTTGTTTGTGATATTTTAATGGCGTCAGTATATTCGATGTTTATGTTATTCTGGTTCATTGACAGTTATGGTACCCAGCTTCTAAAATAATGGCAGAGAAAGCCGCATGGGATTTTGCTAAGGAAACAAGGCTAGATGTGGTCGTGATCCACCCCGGAACTGTAATGGGACCTATAATTCCGCCCGCTGTCAATGCTAGCATGTTGATGCTGATTCGCCTCATACAAGGTAATGCGTTGACCTTTAACTGTATTATGCAAACACTTTATTGATTTCACTATCGGAAAGGTGCTCTTGTTGACTTCAGAAATGGCATAATTTCTGTAGTTTGAATGTATTCTGAAGAGTGACAACTATTGTCACATATTCTGAAGTTCAGATGTTGTTTTTATAACAGGGTGTACTGAAGAGTATGAGAATTTTTATATGGGACCAGTTCATGTGAAGGATGTTGCTCTAGCTCATATTCTGCTGTATGAGAACCCAGCGGCGTCAGGAAGGCATTTGTGTGTTGAAGCTATACGTCATTACGGTGACTTTGCAGCCAAAGTTGCAGAACTTTACCCCGAGTACAATGTGCCCAGGTAAATCACTTGGAATCCTCAACTACAAGATACTAGCATTGAAGTTGTAAAGCAAATGCTGGTACACATTTTCTGTTTTGGATTTCGAAGAATTGGTTCTTACAATATTTAAGCTTCCAACATTTTATTGT harbors:
- the LOC113340478 gene encoding cinnamoyl-CoA reductase 1-like, with amino-acid sequence MSEKRLVCVTGGSGFIGSWLVRLLLGGGYTVHATVQNLNDEKETKHLKSLEGAESLHLFQIDLLDYDSVFSAVKGTVGVFHLASPCIVDTVDDPQRQLLDPAVKGTMNVLKAAKECGVKRVVLTSSISAITPSPNWPADVPKREDCWADLDYCKQNGLWYPASKIMAEKAAWDFAKETRLDVVVIHPGTVMGPIIPPAVNASMLMLIRLIQGCTEEYENFYMGPVHVKDVALAHILLYENPAASGRHLCVEAIRHYGDFAAKVAELYPEYNVPRIPKDTQPGLLRTEDGSKKLMDLGIQFTSMEQIIKDSVESLKEKGYIS